The genomic region CTCGCGTTTTGGGAATTGTCCTTACAAAGCGGGCAAATGGGAAGGCTTCTCACATAGAATTGGCAGGATTTCCGCATCATTCTTTGGAAACCTACCTACCAAAATTGGTTCGTGCGGGGCACAGAGTTGCAATCTGCGATCAACTCGAAGACCCTAAACAGGCGATAGGAATTGTAAAACGTGGCGTAACGGAATTGGTAACTCCTGGCGTTTCCTTTAACGATAATGTTCTAGAACAGCGGTCAAACAACTTTCTGTGCAGCTTGCATTTCAGTCCAACGAATATTGGCATCGCCTTCCTCGACATTTCCACCGGAGAATTTCTCGTTGCTCGAGGGAATGAATTGTACATCAAAAAGCTGATCAAGAACTTTGAGCCGAGCGAGGTGCTTTTTAGAAAAAGTTATCGTAGCCAGTTTCATGAAATGTTCGGTGACGGTCATTGCACATTCACCATGGAAGATTGGGTTTACACCGTTCAGTTTGGAACAGAAACGCTCAATAATCACTTTGGAACAAAAAACCTGAAGGGATTTGGCATCTCTCATCTAGAAGAGGGAATAGTTGCAGCAGGAGCAGCTTTACAGTACTTGTCGGATACTCAGCATAATAAAACCGAGCACATCAATTCCCTTTCAAGGATCGAAGAGGAAAAATACATGTGGGTTGATGGGTTTACCGCTGCCAACTTAGAAATTCTTCGGCCCAACCAACGCGATGGAAAGTGCCTGATTGACATTCTGGACAAGACCCAAACTCCAATGGGTTCTCGAATGATGAAACGTTGGGTTTCTTTTCCTTTAAAAGAGAAAACGCTGATTACCAAAAGGCTTGAAAGTGTTGACAAACTCCTTCGGTCGGAAAGTGTCAGAAGACAACTTGCTCAAAGTCTGAACAACATTTCTGACCTAGAGCGATTGGCATCCAAGTTATCTACTGGTCGGGTAAATCCTCGCGAACTATTGTCTCTAGGACGATCACTCGCTGAAATCCCTTCAGTTATTGAAACGATAGCTGAACTTAAAAGCCATGGCCTTTCGGAAATAACCAGCCTCATCAATCCGTGTTCGCATGCTTTGGATACCATTGCTACAAGTATCTCGGAAGAAGCGTCAATTAACATTAACAAAGGTTCCGTAATAAAAAGTGGCTTCTCCTTAGAATTGGATCAATTACGAAGCCTCGCTTATTCTGGCAAAGACTACTTGGTTGGAATCCAGAAACGAGAATCTGAAGCAACTGGAATCACGAGCTTGAAAATCGGATTCAATAACGTTTTCGGGTACTTTCTAGAAGCTACCAACGCACACAAAGACAAGATTCCCGAAAGCTGGGTCAGAAAGCAGACGCTCGTAAATTGCGAACGCTACATTACCGAAGAACTAAAGGAATACGAGGAGAAAATACTTGGTGCTGAAGAGAAGATACAAGCGCTTGAAACACGGCTTTATCAAGAAGTTGCGGCCACTTTGGGGAAATACGTCATTTCGCTTCAGCAGAACGCCACGTTACTCGCACAGATCGATTGCCTGTTATCATTTGCAGAAGTTAGCGATGCCAATCATTACGTTCAACCAAAATTTACGGACGAAAGCATTATTCAAATTCAAGATGGAAGGCATCCAGTAATTGAAAAATCGCTTCCAATCGGGGAAAGCTATGTTTCGAATGACGTTTATTTGAACAACCAAACTCAGCAGATTTTGGTAATTACCGGTCCAAACATGTCTGGTAAATCCGCACTACTGAGACAAACTGCTCTTATTTCCATCATGGCCCAAATGGGTTGCTTTGTTCCAGCAAAAAGTGCCACGTTAGGAATTGTAGATAAGGTGTTCAGTCGCGTAGGAGCATCAGACAACATAGCTCAAGGTGAATCTACCTTCATGGTTGAAATGAATGAGGCGGCCAGCATCCTGAATAATATGACTTCGCAAAGCCTTGTCATATTAGATGAAATCGGTCGTGGAACAAGTACGTATGATGGAATATCCATCGCCATGGCCATTGTTGAATTCATGCACGAGGGAAACAAGGCGAATCCAAATGTGCTTTTCGCTACACACTATCATGAATTAAATGAACTGGAAACTCGCTTAGAGCGCGTTAAGAATTTCAATGTAAGTGTAAAAGAAGTTGGCAAGAAAGTTCTTTTCCTACGAAAATTGGTCCCGGGAGGAACCGAGCACAGCTTCGGAATCCATGTTGCGAAAATGGCCGGCATGCCATCTACGGTTGTTAATCGGGCAAAGGAATTACTGCTTAAACTTGAAGAATCTCACGTAACGGGAGCCAAAAAGTCGAAATCAAGCAAAACAACCTCAGTCGATAACATGCAGTTGAGTTTCTTTCAATTAGATGACCCAGTACTGGAACAGATAAAAGAAGAGATTGAAGAGATTGATATAGATACACTTACGCCAGTTGAGGCACTTCTCAAATTGCACGAAATCAAGAAAGTTTTGGGTAGTAGAAAGTGATTTTGTTCAATCGGGAAAATATTTAGTTTTGCAATCCAGTTTCGCGAGAATAGCTCAGTTGGTAGAGCACGACCTTGCCAAGGTCGGGGTCGCGGGTTCGAATCCCGTTTCTCGCTCACTCTCAAACCAAAATCCTCCTACGGGAGGATTTTGTGCATTGGGCCCGGGTGGTGGAATTGGTAGACACGCAGGACTTAAAATCCTGTGGCCGTTGAGGCCGTACGGGTTCGACCCCCGTCCCGGGTACATTACTTCTCGAACATGATCATCGATCTGCGTAGCGATACAGTGACGAGGCCAACACCACAAATGTTGGAGTTCATGTTCAGCGCTAAAGTTGGCGATGATGTTTTTGGTGAAGACCCGACTGTAAATGAGCTTCAAGCTTTTGCAGCGGAAATGTTTGGAATGGAAGCCGCTCTATTCTGTCCCAGCGGGACAATGACAAATCAAATCGCGATTAAAGCTCACACGCAACCAGGAGACGAAGTAATCTGTGAAGAGGGAGCACACGTTCACTATTATGAAGGCGGTGGTATTGCATTCAACTCAGGAGCCTCAACAAAAACGCTCGTTGGTCAAAGAGGAGTTTTCACTGCAGAACAAGTTTTAGATTCTCTGCGTCCTGAAAATGTCCATTTCCCAAGAACATCTTTGGTTTGCATGGAGAATACTTGTAACCGAGGAGGCGGCAAAATCTTTGACTTTCATGAGATTGAAAGAATAAAGGATGTCTGCCAAAGAAACAAGCTCAAACTTCATTTGGACGGAGCAAGGTTATTCAATGCCGTAGTAGTAGAAAACAGAAGCCCCAAAGATTTCGGAAATGTATTTGATTCCATTTCTATCTGCTTGAGCAAAGGACTGGGCGCTCCCGTTGGCTCTCTTTTAATAGGAAACCAACCATTCATTCATCAAGCCACACGGATACGGAAAGTACTTGGAGGAGGTATGCGTCAAGCCGGATTTATGGCCGCTGCTGGGCTGTATGCATTATCTCAGAATGTAAATCGGCTACAGGAAGACCATGTTCTTGCGAAAAGTCTGGAGAAGTCGTTGAAAGGTTGCGAATTCGTTTCCTCGGTCCTTGAAGTAGAAACAAATATTGTTGTGTTCAAACTGAATGAGGGCGTCAAAACGCCTCATTTCTTAGAACATCTGCGTAATTCTGACATTTACGCGTTTGAAGTTGGCAAGCAACGAATTCGTTTTGTAACGCATCTGAACCTTCCACAGGATTGTTTTTCTATTATAGAGAAGGCCTTAGCTTCTTATTCATCTGCAGGATAAATAGAAGGAGACATCTTTCTTTCAACCCATTTATCTAGCCTGACAATTTCTGGACCACCAGGATCCCAAGCATACCCTTCAGTTTCATCCAAACAATTTTTAAGCGCAGTCAGACTTTTGGGACTTAGTTCATCGAAATTCAACTCTTTCCGAAGCAAATTACCTAAAATATCAAGAGCTGCTTGAACTCTTAGCGTGCCAAGTTCTTTGTGTCTCGTCACGAATTTCCGGGTCGTATCCAATTTAAACTCCAACCATTCCTCATCTTTCATTTCAACCAAAAGCATCATTTCAAGCAATCGGAATTGCATATTCCAAGTATCTTGCTGCTTAAGCAAGTATCCTTCAGCATTTAACGATTTGAAGGACGCACTCATGTCAGAATGTAGAAATTGAGCACATCCGTTGATATAAATCCATCGTGGCAAAAGATGCTCTCTTGCTGCAATTCGAGGGTGGCTCAAGGCAAGACTGATCGTTTCTTCTGCTCCACAGTAATTGCCTGAAGCAAGTTGCGCTTGCACAAGGAATTGCAGACACTGAAGTCGATTGAACCCTGCCGCAGGGAAGAATTTTTCTGACTTAGATAAGTGGTTGGTAGCTTCATTAAAATTCCGGAGCTCCATTTGCGCAAAACCCACCGTTTGATTTACCCCTGCAATGTTGTTCTTCGAACGTACTGCCGGATTCTTTTCAACGAGTTTCAAGAATTTCAATCCTAATTCAACGACTGAGTTAAAGTCCTTTCTACTGGTTCCGTACTCAGTGGCTGCCATATAGTACCAAAATCCAATTCGAGCTAATTTGTGCTTCTTGTATAATTGCCCCAAACTGGATATCAACTCGACATATTTCTTCTCGTTATTCTTGCCCTTCAGCGTTTTACTCATTTCAGGGCTGGACAAGAGCATGGATTGCTCCTCCACGTACAACAAAGCTTCGTAGCGTTGAAAGTCATTGGTAATCTCTTCATTCAACAACTTTAACTCCTCTGAAGTCGCAGAGCTAATAAGACATTCCCTCAGTAAATGATTCATTTGAAGCTTTTCGCCTACAAGCTCAAATCTTTCGGCAGTTTGCATTGATTTCCTCAGAACCTTTATCCCTTCAACCAATGCTCCTCGAAAAATCATCACATGTGCCTGAGCAATTTTCTTCATACACTCGAACTCAGCAGCTCTGTTTGCTTGGGCAATTCTCTTCGATGACTCCTTGACCAATAGAACACTAAGAATATCTTCTTTCAATCGACTCTTCAGGTGCGCGAACGAAGATGCAGAGCTAGTCTCACCTAATTTTCGTTTAATAAATTGCTCATCTGTATTACCAACTTCAAGAAGTTTGAACAACTGCAGCCGCAGATTGTCCTCTGCGTTCGTTGTTCTAGACAGTAGATGAATCAGCATCCGCCTTTCTCCTGTCCTTAGAATCTTGACCAAAGTCATCAAGTCATCCATTGCTCCAAATATCACACTTCTCACCTCTGTTCATGGGTTATTTTCATCGATTCATCACTGATTTTATCAACATTATCGTCAAATGTGCCCTATTCATCGAAATAATATAAAATTTTTCTACCTGATAATCAGTTAGTTAAGCATTTAAACCACGTCTCGACCATAAAATGTTTGGTTATTAAGATTCGTTTGTCGTAAATTTGATGAGTCTTATCGACAGAATATCAGGATTCATCGATAGATTCATAAAGAACCAATAATTGAAACTGTAACCAAAAAACCTAGAACACATGGAACTGTTAGTAGCTTTTTTAATCGCTTTCGGAGTAGTAAACAGCAAGGATGCTCAGAAAATCACAAAAGATGAAGCATCTGTACTTGTAAAGAAGAACGGTCTTGAAAAAGACTACATCATCTGGGGTGCTGAAGGAGACGATTTCTGATTTAACAACTAAAAAAAACTAGAACACATGGAACTGTTAGTAGCTTTTTTAATCGCCTTTGGAGTAGTGAACAGCAAGGATGCTCAGAAAATCACAAAAGATGAAGCATCTGTGTTGGTGAAAAAGTCTGGTCTTGAAAAAGACTATATTATTTGGGGGGCTGAAGGAGACGATTTTTGATTTACCTACCTGATTAAGTATCAGGTATTGATATAGCGAGTCAATTCTCGCCATTCTGACGAAGCGTCTGCCGAGTCAAATTTAATTGCATTTAGCAAGGCTAAGATGTTGTATACCAACTTCTTGGTCTTTTGCGTATCAATTAAATCGTGTCATCAAGTTAATTCTATTTCCTTGTGCACCTATATATACAGGCCTACATTTGATGCCGTAATCATGCTGCTATTGATTTAACAGCGACAAACAAAAGGCAAAATGGAAGCAATATTCACAACAGTAACAGACAAGCAAAGAGTTGATACTTTGAATAGCATTTACCAAAAAGGTCTATGCACACCGAAAGAAGCTTTAGCATTTTCATCTGACAAACTGGTGTATGTCAAGCCATTCATCTCAAAACTTCAGAATGAGAATGGTGCGACTGAGGATCTTTCTAGTCGAATCATGGCTCGTCAAGTAATTGACGAACTATTGAATGATATTATGGATGAGATTGAAATGTCTTGCGCAAGAAGCGCTAAAGACGCTTCGAAAATTGCCTTGGAATACGGTCTTCACGCATTCATCAACAATGACGAAGACTTCTACTTCGCAAATAAAGTAGCCTAAATAATTACATACGAATAGCTAATCAGTTCATCATGTGTCCTTCAGATATCTTTCAGTTACCAGTTTCAGATTATGGTTTTGGCCCGGGCTCTGAAGTCTTTGCTTCCGACAGTCATTACCCATGTAGCATCGCCATCAAAGAAACTGATCTAGCAGATAAAGTAAGAATTCAGGTGCAACGTGACGATACCAGCATTTGGAACGACTACGAAGAAGGAGAACTATTGATCGGAAAAAAAATTAAGTGCCGACTCGCTTATGGGGGTGAAACTAGGAAAATTACCATCGAGGTATTTCATACCTGATTCTTATTTGGTCAGCTTGTAAAGAAGAATCAGGCTTATTCCGACACTTAATAGTACGTTTCCAGCGGCAACCAAATGGTTGCCGTTTTTCATTAACTGAACTGTCTCGTAACTGAATGTCGAAAACGTACTGAAGCCACCACAAAACCCGATAAGCAATCCAGCCTTCACAAATCTATGGTCAACTACATCTTTTGACAGCACCGAAAAAATAGCAGCCATTAGCAGACAACTAAATATGTTGGTTGCAAAGGTTGCAAGGGGAAGTGAACCACTATAGTTTTTGATTGTAAAGACTGAAATTGCATATCTAACCAGACTTCCTAACCCTCCTCCAAAAAAAACCAAAGCATACGTCATTGTACTCCTATTTTATTGGTGATACGTGCCACGCTATACCCCACAAGAATGCCAAAAAACGCTCCAAAAAGTACATCGCTTGGATAATGTACCGCAAGGTAAATCCTACTGAACGAAACAAATGCAGCCCAAGTAAACAGTGCAATCGTCAATGCTTGGCCATCCTTATTCAGCACCAAGCAACTAACAAAAGTGGCGAGTCCAAATACGTTGGATGCATGTGATGAAATGAACCCATAATTTCCGCCACACTTGTTGTTTATTAAAGTGAGGAATGGCAAAACGTCTGAATTATGACAAGGTCTTGATCTCTGAAACACTTCTTTGAAAAAATGGACAGAACCTTGATCAGTGACCACCACCATTACTGCGGCTGCTAAGACTAACCAAAGGGTTTTATCAAGCCCAAACGCTTTATACAATCTCAATATTATGTATCCGTAAAATGGAATGGAAATCCACTTTGAACTGACCAGTAACATCAGGTTGTCCAAATTCGGATTGCCAGCGAAACCGTTTATCGCTAACAGAATTTGTCGATCGAGTTCTACGAATGATCCGATGACATTCAATACAAGCTAATACTTAATGAAACGTTCAGTCCAGAAACCTTTCTTAGACGATAATTGGACGAAATACATTCCAGGCTGAATTGCTGAGACATCCAGCGAATTATTGCTCCAGTTGACTGAGCTCAAATTCACCTGTTTTCCTGACATATCAAACACCTCTACTGTTGCAACATTCGAGTTTGAAGGAAGCTCGAAATACAACTGATTGCTACACGGATTCGGGTATAATGAAACCTGAAAATCTTCATGCTCCGAAACCCCAGCAGGGTCGTTTTCATCGATTACCGGAAAAATAGCTAGATCAACATCCAATCCCCAAGAATACGCTGCTTGACCAACAACAAACCAGTATCCATTCGAAGTCAATTCCCACGCATCATACCTGTCTACAGCATCGCCATCGGTAGTGGACATCAAGCCAACCGTGTCGCCTTGCGCTACTCCGCTAAAATCAACACCAACGGAAAATCTTGTGCCCGCTGAAACAACCAACGTATCAAAACGGAAATCAGCAACCGTAAAACTCCCGTCTGCAAGTAAACTGTACACAGGCAGGTCCACAAAACTGAGAATACTGTCTGGTGCTATTGAATCGGCTGGGCCAGATATCAGTACGCCTGACCCGAAATTATCGTACACGTTTACTCGGACGAAAGAACTTGAATCGCCAGATTCGAAAGTCACATTCCCGAAAATCATTAAAACTTCCTTGAGCACAAAAGTTGCTTCATTTTGATATGTTTGCGCCTTGGCAACATCATGGTATCCATTAGTACCAAATGCATATCCTCCATTTGGCGAATCATATAGCACCGCTGTTCCAGATTGATACTGAGATAAGCCTAAGGTATCAGTAACCTGAGCTCTAAGGTTTAGCGATACAATCGATAAACAGCTAGCGACAATCCAATTTCTCATTCAGCAAATGTACTTAAGCTAAATGAAAAAGGGCTTCCATCGAAGCCCTTCTCCATTCAATTAAGAAAATCCTTATCAGTGTTGAATTATCAGCTTGTTGGAGCTGATTGTTTGTGTTCCAACAGTACTGACCAAATAAACTCCAGATGATAGATTTGAAACGTCCACATCCAATTTGCTTCCGTTTGATGAGTTGACGGCCAGTCTTGAGACAAGCTTTCCGTTCATATCCGTGATGGTAATTGAATTAATGTCTGATTCTGATGCGAACAAGAAAGAAACTGAGTTCGCTGCAGGATTTGGATACATTCCGAATCCAAGTTTTTCAATATCCTCATCAACTCCTGCTATGTTTGGATTCAAGTTCATTCTCAAACCAGGTGTGTGATTCCAGCCATTGTACCAATTAGTAGCGCCACCTGTTCCGTAAGGTCCGTATAAAGTAGTGCTATTATCTTCATTGCCAGAGTTTGAAAGCAACCAAAGTTGATCATCGCCTCCATCAGATTGAAGAGCAATCGTATAACCGGTTCCTGCATTCAGTGGTACTTCTTCGTCTAAAACAATGGTGGTGAAGAAGAAACCCGATCCGCCATTCACATTACCTGGAACAAGGTCGAAAACAGTAATGTATGAATCTACGATATCCTGAATACTTGACCCCAACTCATGAACTTCTGCAATGATGGAGGTTCCAGTAGTTGTGTTGGATCCGAATGCTGCTTGAATAGCATAAATAGAACTTCCGCTGTTATAAGGAATGTATACGCTTCCGTGACCGTAGGCGTTTGCCGATCCATTATCATCGTCTCTTCCCCATACTTGAAGCTCGAATGATTCGTCATAATCATGTGCAAAGACGAACTCAGTGACTTCCATATTTGACGAATTAGACTGGTTGTCCAAATTCTCGTCAGTATTATCTGCCGAAACCGTCATGAACACCTCATAATCACCTGTTTGGTCAGGTGTGTAATTAGTTGCGTGCCATGCAGTGTCTGTATCAGCAGCTACAATATCATTTAGAAAAGTGAACGAGCCAGAAGCTACTGAAGTTCCACCTCGAAGAATCTCGTAATCAACTGTCACATTTGTCTGTGTGAGACCTCCTAAATTGGTTACTGCAGCACCAACAACCATTTCGGAAGCTTGCTCCAATGGTATTTTTGAATAGACAAAATCATTCACAACATCTCCGTGGTAAGCCTTAGTTAACTCTAGATCGTTATCCAAGCCTTCCACAATTTTCATGTCATCAATCATCCAGTAGTATACTCGTGCATTCCAACCTATTTTAAGATACACGAATTGCGAAGCTCCTACCGCAGCCGAAATATTCACACTTACCAGATCCGGGTCGTCCGAAGCTGTATTATTATCAACTCCTTCCTGAACCTTATACGATGTCCAATTCACAGAATCAGCGCTAACCTGTACTACCAAATCAACACTATTATTGAATCTGAAACTTTGCTCAAATTCTAGCAATAAACTACTGTAGCTTGCCCCAAGGTCAATTTGGTTAGTAACAAAATATGACTCCAAATATTGGTAGGTTGTACCAGATGGTTGACCATAATTGAAATGATTGGCCGAATCGTTATCGCATATCAAGAATCCATTTCCTGCAGTGGTAGAATTCATCGGATCAGCATAACCGCCACCATTATTATTTCCATTGAAATAGCCATGTGAACCATTCGTAGTCCATTTCCAAGGATTCAAACCAGTAACATCATCAATACCCCAACCATTTGGAAATCCTCCACCAAAATCTTCTTGCCACAGCGCTGGTGACCCTCCACGAACCGAGTTATTGGAAGTCCGCTCAATATTATTTGGCTGTGCAGGCATATCTGGCAATATTCCGTTTCCGGTTTGAATTGATTCCATGTAGTGTTCAGGAAAATTCTGTACAGGGATAGTGAGCGGTTTCTTTTGCGCAAAAGAAAATGTTGCTGCGCTAAGCAGACAAAGAATGGTAATGTAAGTGTGTTTCATGGTTAAAGGATTTCTAGAACGAATTTACTGTTTTGGAGAAATTACGATTGACAATTATAGTTAATGAAAAAAGCCAGCTCAATAATTGAGCTGGCTTTCCACATGAATCAGTTTAACGAATCTATTATCTAACTACAACTTGCTCGGTAACAGTTGAATTTGCTCCTACCAATTGTACCATGTACATTCCAGAAGATAGTTTTTCTGTATCGAAAGTGATCAAGTTACGTTGTCCAACCTTTACAGTTCTCTGTTCTGTTTGAACCAAAGCGCCCGTTACATTGA from Flavobacteriales bacterium harbors:
- the mutS gene encoding DNA mismatch repair protein MutS; its protein translation is MKQYNAIKAKYPDALLLFRVGDFYETFGEDAIRASRVLGIVLTKRANGKASHIELAGFPHHSLETYLPKLVRAGHRVAICDQLEDPKQAIGIVKRGVTELVTPGVSFNDNVLEQRSNNFLCSLHFSPTNIGIAFLDISTGEFLVARGNELYIKKLIKNFEPSEVLFRKSYRSQFHEMFGDGHCTFTMEDWVYTVQFGTETLNNHFGTKNLKGFGISHLEEGIVAAGAALQYLSDTQHNKTEHINSLSRIEEEKYMWVDGFTAANLEILRPNQRDGKCLIDILDKTQTPMGSRMMKRWVSFPLKEKTLITKRLESVDKLLRSESVRRQLAQSLNNISDLERLASKLSTGRVNPRELLSLGRSLAEIPSVIETIAELKSHGLSEITSLINPCSHALDTIATSISEEASININKGSVIKSGFSLELDQLRSLAYSGKDYLVGIQKRESEATGITSLKIGFNNVFGYFLEATNAHKDKIPESWVRKQTLVNCERYITEELKEYEEKILGAEEKIQALETRLYQEVAATLGKYVISLQQNATLLAQIDCLLSFAEVSDANHYVQPKFTDESIIQIQDGRHPVIEKSLPIGESYVSNDVYLNNQTQQILVITGPNMSGKSALLRQTALISIMAQMGCFVPAKSATLGIVDKVFSRVGASDNIAQGESTFMVEMNEAASILNNMTSQSLVILDEIGRGTSTYDGISIAMAIVEFMHEGNKANPNVLFATHYHELNELETRLERVKNFNVSVKEVGKKVLFLRKLVPGGTEHSFGIHVAKMAGMPSTVVNRAKELLLKLEESHVTGAKKSKSSKTTSVDNMQLSFFQLDDPVLEQIKEEIEEIDIDTLTPVEALLKLHEIKKVLGSRK
- a CDS encoding aminotransferase class I/II-fold pyridoxal phosphate-dependent enzyme, which gives rise to MIIDLRSDTVTRPTPQMLEFMFSAKVGDDVFGEDPTVNELQAFAAEMFGMEAALFCPSGTMTNQIAIKAHTQPGDEVICEEGAHVHYYEGGGIAFNSGASTKTLVGQRGVFTAEQVLDSLRPENVHFPRTSLVCMENTCNRGGGKIFDFHEIERIKDVCQRNKLKLHLDGARLFNAVVVENRSPKDFGNVFDSISICLSKGLGAPVGSLLIGNQPFIHQATRIRKVLGGGMRQAGFMAAAGLYALSQNVNRLQEDHVLAKSLEKSLKGCEFVSSVLEVETNIVVFKLNEGVKTPHFLEHLRNSDIYAFEVGKQRIRFVTHLNLPQDCFSIIEKALASYSSAG
- a CDS encoding CrcB family protein, with translation MTYALVFFGGGLGSLVRYAISVFTIKNYSGSLPLATFATNIFSCLLMAAIFSVLSKDVVDHRFVKAGLLIGFCGGFSTFSTFSYETVQLMKNGNHLVAAGNVLLSVGISLILLYKLTK
- a CDS encoding phosphatase PAP2 family protein — encoded protein: MYKAFGLDKTLWLVLAAAVMVVVTDQGSVHFFKEVFQRSRPCHNSDVLPFLTLINNKCGGNYGFISSHASNVFGLATFVSCLVLNKDGQALTIALFTWAAFVSFSRIYLAVHYPSDVLFGAFFGILVGYSVARITNKIGVQ
- a CDS encoding T9SS type A sorting domain-containing protein — translated: MRNWIVASCLSIVSLNLRAQVTDTLGLSQYQSGTAVLYDSPNGGYAFGTNGYHDVAKAQTYQNEATFVLKEVLMIFGNVTFESGDSSSFVRVNVYDNFGSGVLISGPADSIAPDSILSFVDLPVYSLLADGSFTVADFRFDTLVVSAGTRFSVGVDFSGVAQGDTVGLMSTTDGDAVDRYDAWELTSNGYWFVVGQAAYSWGLDVDLAIFPVIDENDPAGVSEHEDFQVSLYPNPCSNQLYFELPSNSNVATVEVFDMSGKQVNLSSVNWSNNSLDVSAIQPGMYFVQLSSKKGFWTERFIKY
- a CDS encoding T9SS type A sorting domain-containing protein, whose amino-acid sequence is MKHTYITILCLLSAATFSFAQKKPLTIPVQNFPEHYMESIQTGNGILPDMPAQPNNIERTSNNSVRGGSPALWQEDFGGGFPNGWGIDDVTGLNPWKWTTNGSHGYFNGNNNGGGYADPMNSTTAGNGFLICDNDSANHFNYGQPSGTTYQYLESYFVTNQIDLGASYSSLLLEFEQSFRFNNSVDLVVQVSADSVNWTSYKVQEGVDNNTASDDPDLVSVNISAAVGASQFVYLKIGWNARVYYWMIDDMKIVEGLDNDLELTKAYHGDVVNDFVYSKIPLEQASEMVVGAAVTNLGGLTQTNVTVDYEILRGGTSVASGSFTFLNDIVAADTDTAWHATNYTPDQTGDYEVFMTVSADNTDENLDNQSNSSNMEVTEFVFAHDYDESFELQVWGRDDDNGSANAYGHGSVYIPYNSGSSIYAIQAAFGSNTTTGTSIIAEVHELGSSIQDIVDSYITVFDLVPGNVNGGSGFFFTTIVLDEEVPLNAGTGYTIALQSDGGDDQLWLLSNSGNEDNSTTLYGPYGTGGATNWYNGWNHTPGLRMNLNPNIAGVDEDIEKLGFGMYPNPAANSVSFLFASESDINSITITDMNGKLVSRLAVNSSNGSKLDVDVSNLSSGVYLVSTVGTQTISSNKLIIQH